A DNA window from Theobroma cacao cultivar B97-61/B2 chromosome 5, Criollo_cocoa_genome_V2, whole genome shotgun sequence contains the following coding sequences:
- the LOC108662117 gene encoding cytochrome P450 76A1-like, translated as MDYEILGLLAFAAFFAGVAWASVRRHFQEPGQLPPGPRRWPVAGNIFQLSWREPPHLSITKLACQHGPITTLWLGSMCTVVISSGEVAREMFKNHDVVLAGRKIYESMKGNYGNEGSIITSQYGSHWRMLRRLCTMEFFVSSRLDAMKGVRSKCVDQMVEFIQNASAFGTNAIDIGRFFLLLTFNLIGNLLFSYDLLDPKSERGANLLYHTGKVIEFAGTPNVADFFPILKRFDPQGIRRKAQFHIEHAFRIVREFIEERTETTENGYNGGKTRKDYLDVLLEFDGDDIGKPSRFSSTTINVIVLEMFTAGTDTTAGTLEWAMAELLHNPPILKKLQAELRSTIGSGRKLEEKDIENLPYLNSVIKETLRLHPPLPFLVPHMAMNSCKMLGYKIPKETQILVNVWAIGQDPNTWDDPLEFKPERFLELNNMDYKGQHFEFIPFGSGRRMCPAVSLASRVLPLALGTLLHSFDWILAGGLKPEDMDMTGRMAMTLRKSVPLNVIALPYK; from the exons ATGGACTATGAAATTTTAGGGCTCCTTGCATTTGCAGCATTTTTCGCAGGGGTTGCATGGGCAAGCGTGCGTAGGCATTTCCAAGAGCCAGGGCAGCTTCCACCCGGGCCAAGAAGGTGGCCAGTGGCTGGCAATATTTTCCAGTTAAGTTGGCGGGAACCACCACATCTATCTATCACTAAATTGGCATGTCAACATGGACCGATCACGACACTGTGGCTCGGCTCAATGTGCACTGTGGTCATCTCATCCGGAGAAGTGGCTCGCGAGATGTTCAAGAACCATGATGTGGTGCTTGCAGGGCGCAAAATTTACGAGTCCATGAAAGGGAATTACGGCAATGAAGGGTCTATTATTACATCTCAATATGGTTCACATTGGCGCATGTTGAGGCGTTTATGCACCATGGAATTCTTCGTCAGTAGCCGTCTTGATGCTATGAAAGGCGTACGAAGTAAGTGTGTAGACCAAATGGTGGAATTCATACAAAATGCTAGTGCTTTTGGAACCAATGCCATCGATATTGGGAgattctttttgttattgaCTTTTAATCTCATTGGAAATCTCTTGTTTTCCTATGATTTATTGGATCCGAAATCGGAGAGAGGTGCAAACTTGTTATACCATACAGGTAAGGTCATAGAGTTCGCTGGTACGCCAAATGTAGCAGACTTCTTTCCAATTTTAAAAAGGTTTGACCCACAGGGTATTAGACGTAAAGCACAGTTTCATATTGAACATGCGTTTCGAATTGTGAGAGAGTTCATCGAGGAAAGGACGGAAACTACGGAAAATGGATATAATGGAGGGAAGACGAGAAAAGATTACTTGGACGTGCTTTTGGAGTTTGATGGTGATGATATAGGGAAGCCATCTAGGTTTTCTTCCACAACCATCAATGTCATTGTTCTT GAGATGTTTACGGCAGGGACTGATACAACCGCAGGCACTTTAGAGTGGGCTATGGCCGAGCTTTTACACAACCCACCAATACTCAAGAAACTCCAAGCTGAATTGAGAAGTACTATAGGCTCCGGaaggaagcttgaagaaaaggACATTGAAAACCTCCCGTACCTTAATTCAGTCATCAAGGAAACATTAAGACTTCACCCACCACTCCCTTTCTTAGTCCCTCACATGGCTATGAACTCTTGCAAAATGTTGGGCTACAAAATTCCCAAAGAAACACAGATTCTTGTGAATGTTTGGGCAATAGGACAAGACCCCAATACGTGGGATGATCCATTAGAGTTCAAGCCAGAAAGGTTCCTGGAACTGAACAATATGGACTATAAAGGACAACATTTTGAGTTCATACCGTTTGGGTCTGGTCGGAGGATGTGTCCTGCAGTGTCTCTTGCCTCTCGTGTGCTGCCTTTGGCGTTGGGTACGCTGCTACATTCATTTGATTGGATCCTGGCAGGTGGGCTTAAGCCTGAGGACATGGACATGACTGGGCGGATGGCGATGACGCTTAGGAAATCCGTTCCCTTGAACGTTATTGCGTTACCTTACAAGTGA